Proteins encoded in a region of the Bombyx mori chromosome 23, ASM3026992v2 genome:
- the LOC101739432 gene encoding protein Son isoform X1 — MTSLINKIELLIKREKTTPEKKKDDSKKSSHEILSELFSAFNADPPKIEEVPSKKKKTKKKHKKKDKKRSHRNTKSDDSDNSEISSNKAKKRKKSKLKKRRYSRSPSLRSLTPPKKIKCESDGLKSKKTDKTTKKKYANENIKIESVENEKPLPIKSEVPSDTNILNSMDASRIPMPESPHGSKLVSTDLTLNQNQNQEPTNKQDSNTESDKNKGKIQIKNLKFSAVFEETVKKAEEQARKKAEKYEDGEYTDSSSSSVKEVELNPQFPKTSDPGGILKQQIVEDNKICEEEKKSQKKEKSEISHKKSHKDKSRSKRSPSKSRRSRSRSTSRRHRHRSTSRSRHRSRSKRRSRSRHRSRHYSPRQRSRRSGASRSPTGVKLADSEKKRLLEVARRNAINMLKNGAVPAGAAALPPHTRNQVMAAIQSGGKSVDELTDFCKHLSKKEALGELSSVSSNDDDMSENEDTLAFHHPFLVKEKAPIVMNIRGGAPLPIKNSIVPVANKEELRLQFPVSSGTQHREKALEWVPVSPPKKDMQIAKLSPISENTLTKAILPSTVPTEDVAKTSSVPLALPAPPQPLIQPSYMKGFTSGTQLSSVPALAAPGPQAYPPGIEPAPIDMALIVSQKLSMIRKEQEESELLSTHGFGWSKDSALGQFTGSTGAQILTPKELASGTQAWAKKDQLQRAAPVEGGMGMHLLQKMGWTPGRGLGKEGTGTLQPLLLEVKLDTKGLQAKEEYNNKYSKAIKQHRIRSRGPAPLIGAGGKHPVSLLGEYCSKQKLGPPEYNLCFECGPDHKKNFLFKHRNRTCGMPALYGGVSVLYEVRVAGVEYQPAVASANKKQAKADAAQLALQKLGIVC, encoded by the exons ATGACTAGTTTGATTAACAAAATCGAGTTGCTAATTAAAAGGGAAAAAACTACAccggaaaaaaagaaagatgacTCAAAAAAATCTTCGCATGAAATCCTCTCTGAGCTATTCAGCGCCTTCAATGCTGACCCTCCTAAAATCGAGGAGGTGCcttcaaagaaaaagaaaaccaaaAAGAAACACAAGAAAAAAGACAAGAAACGATCCCACAGGAATACCAAAAGCGATGACTCTGATAATAGTGAAATTTCATCAAACAAAGCTAAAAAACGGAAAAAGAGTAAATTGAAAAAACGTAGATACAGTCGATCGCCTTCACTTCGTTCTCTGACTccgccaaaaaaaattaaatgtgaatCGGACGGGCTAAAATCGAAGAAAACAGATAAAactacaaagaaaaaatatgcaaatgaaaatattaaaattgaatcTGTAGAAAATGAGAAACCATTACCCATAAAATCTGAAGTCCCAAGTGATACGAATATACTGAATTCAATGGATGCAAGCAGAATCCCTATGCCCGAATCTCCTCATGGCTCTAAACTTGTCAGCACTGATCTCACATTAAATCAGAACCAAAATCAAGAGCCGACCAACAAACAGGATTCGAATACTGAATCAGACAAAAATAAaggtaaaattcaaataaaaaacctGAAATTTAGTGCTGTGTTTGAAGAAACTGTTAAAAAAGCTGAAGAACAAGCCAGGAAAAAAGCTGAAAAATATGAGGATGGTGAATATACTGACTCCTCAAGTAGTTCAGTCAAAGAAGTGGAGCTGAATCCCCAATTTCCGAAAACATCAGATCCTGGTGGTATTTTAAAACAGCAAATTGTGGaagataataaaat CTgtgaagaagaaaagaaaagtcagaaaaaagaaaaatctgaAATTTCACATAAAAAATCACATAAAGACAAAAGTCGTTCTAAAAG atcTCCTAGTAAATCTAGACGATCCAGATCACGGTCTACTTCACGCAGACATAGACATCGTTCTACTAGCCGTTCGCGGCATAGATCCAGGTCAAAACGAAGATCGCGGTCTCGACACAGGTCTAGACATTATTCTCCGAGACAACGAAGTAGACGATCTGGAGCAag TCGATCACCAACTGGGGTAAAATTAGCAGACAGTGAAAAAAAACGACTTCTTGAAGTAGCAAGGCGAAATGCTATCAATATGCTCAAAAATGGTGCGGTGCCTGCTGGGGCGGCTGCACTCCCTCCACATACCAGAAACCAAGTTATGGCTGCTATACAATCTGGAG gtAAATCAGTGGATGAACTAACAGATTTCTGCAAACACTTATCAAAAAAGGAAGCACTAGGGGAGCTATCTTCTGTCTCATCAAACGATGATGACATGAGTGAGAATGAAGACACACTTGCTTTCCATCATCCATTTCTTGTTAAAGAAAAGGCTCCTATTGTCATGAATATTAGG GGAGGAGCGCCCCTTCCAATAAAAAACAGCATTGTTCCAGTAGCCAATAAAGAGGAACTAAGATTACAGTTCCCTGTATCTTCAGGAACTCAGCACAGAGAAAAAGCATTAGAATGGGTTCCAGTTTCACCTCCAAAAAAAGATATG caAATAGCCAAACTTAGTCCCATTTCTGAAAACACGTTAACCAAAGCGATACTACCAAGTACAGTGCCCACTGAGGATGTTGCGAA gaCGAGCTCTGTACCTCTGGCACTCCCAGCCCCTCCCCAACCGTTAATTCAACCAAGTTACATGAAGGGTTTCACATCAGGAACGC AATTATCATCGGTTCCCGCTTTAGCAGCCCCGGGACCACAAGCTTATCCGCCAGGAATAGAGCCCGCTCCCATC GACATGGCATTGATTGTATCACAGAAATTGTCAATGATTCGTAAGGAACAAGAAGAAAGCGAATTGTTGAGTACTCATGGC TTTGGTTGGTCAAAGGACAGTGCGCTCGGTCAGTTCACTGGATCGACAGGAGCACAGATCTTAACCCCAAAGGAACTGGCCAGCGGTACGCAGGCTTGGGCTAAAAAG GATCAACTACAACGTGCAGCTCCTGTTGAGGGAGGAATGGGTATGCATCTGCTGCAGAAGATGGGTTGGACCCCGGGTCGAGGTCTCGGGAAGGAAGGCACCGGGACCCTACAGCCGCTGCTGCTCGAGGTCAAGCTCGACACGAAGGGTCTGCAAGCCAAAGAAGAATACAACAATAAATACAGTAAAGCT ATCAAACAACACAGAATCAGGAGTCGGGGTCCAGCGCCACTAATTGGGGCAGGCGGTAAACATCCCGTCTCGCTGCTGGGAGAGTATTGTTCGAAACAGAAACTCGGACCGCCAGAATATAATTTGTGTTTCGAATGTGGTCctgatcataaaaaaaactttttgtttaag CACAGAAATAGAACGTGTGGAATGCCAGCGTTATATGGGGGAGTATCCGTGCTATACGAG
- the LOC101739432 gene encoding protein Son isoform X2, with the protein MTSLINKIELLIKREKTTPEKKKDDSKKSSHEILSELFSAFNADPPKIEEVPSKKKKTKKKHKKKDKKRSHRNTKSDDSDNSEISSNKAKKRKKSKLKKRRYSRSPSLRSLTPPKKIKCESDGLKSKKTDKTTKKKYANENIKIESVENEKPLPIKSEVPSDTNILNSMDASRIPMPESPHGSKLVSTDLTLNQNQNQEPTNKQDSNTESDKNKGKIQIKNLKFSAVFEETVKKAEEQARKKAEKYEDGEYTDSSSSSVKEVELNPQFPKTSDPGGILKQQIVEDNKICEEEKKSQKKEKSEISHKKSHKDKSRSKRSPSKSRRSRSRSTSRRHRHRSTSRSRHRSRSKRRSRSRHRSRHYSPRQRSRRSGASRSPTGVKLADSEKKRLLEVARRNAINMLKNGAVPAGAAALPPHTRNQVMAAIQSGGKSVDELTDFCKHLSKKEALGELSSVSSNDDDMSENEDTLAFHHPFLVKEKAPIVMNIRGGAPLPIKNSIVPVANKEELRLQFPVSSGTQHREKALEWVPVSPPKKDMQIAKLSPISENTLTKAILPSTVPTEDVAKTSSVPLALPAPPQPLIQPSYMKGFTSGTQLSSVPALAAPGPQAYPPGIEPAPIDMALIVSQKLSMIRKEQEESELLSTHGFGWSKDSALGQFTGSTGAQILTPKELASGTQAWAKKDQLQRAAPVEGGMGMHLLQKMGWTPGRGLGKEGTGTLQPLLLEVKLDTKGLQAKEEYNNKYSKAIKQHRIRSRGPAPLIGAGGKHPVSLLGEYCSKQKLGPPEYNLCFECGPDHKKNFLFKVRVAGVEYQPAVASANKKQAKADAAQLALQKLGIVC; encoded by the exons ATGACTAGTTTGATTAACAAAATCGAGTTGCTAATTAAAAGGGAAAAAACTACAccggaaaaaaagaaagatgacTCAAAAAAATCTTCGCATGAAATCCTCTCTGAGCTATTCAGCGCCTTCAATGCTGACCCTCCTAAAATCGAGGAGGTGCcttcaaagaaaaagaaaaccaaaAAGAAACACAAGAAAAAAGACAAGAAACGATCCCACAGGAATACCAAAAGCGATGACTCTGATAATAGTGAAATTTCATCAAACAAAGCTAAAAAACGGAAAAAGAGTAAATTGAAAAAACGTAGATACAGTCGATCGCCTTCACTTCGTTCTCTGACTccgccaaaaaaaattaaatgtgaatCGGACGGGCTAAAATCGAAGAAAACAGATAAAactacaaagaaaaaatatgcaaatgaaaatattaaaattgaatcTGTAGAAAATGAGAAACCATTACCCATAAAATCTGAAGTCCCAAGTGATACGAATATACTGAATTCAATGGATGCAAGCAGAATCCCTATGCCCGAATCTCCTCATGGCTCTAAACTTGTCAGCACTGATCTCACATTAAATCAGAACCAAAATCAAGAGCCGACCAACAAACAGGATTCGAATACTGAATCAGACAAAAATAAaggtaaaattcaaataaaaaacctGAAATTTAGTGCTGTGTTTGAAGAAACTGTTAAAAAAGCTGAAGAACAAGCCAGGAAAAAAGCTGAAAAATATGAGGATGGTGAATATACTGACTCCTCAAGTAGTTCAGTCAAAGAAGTGGAGCTGAATCCCCAATTTCCGAAAACATCAGATCCTGGTGGTATTTTAAAACAGCAAATTGTGGaagataataaaat CTgtgaagaagaaaagaaaagtcagaaaaaagaaaaatctgaAATTTCACATAAAAAATCACATAAAGACAAAAGTCGTTCTAAAAG atcTCCTAGTAAATCTAGACGATCCAGATCACGGTCTACTTCACGCAGACATAGACATCGTTCTACTAGCCGTTCGCGGCATAGATCCAGGTCAAAACGAAGATCGCGGTCTCGACACAGGTCTAGACATTATTCTCCGAGACAACGAAGTAGACGATCTGGAGCAag TCGATCACCAACTGGGGTAAAATTAGCAGACAGTGAAAAAAAACGACTTCTTGAAGTAGCAAGGCGAAATGCTATCAATATGCTCAAAAATGGTGCGGTGCCTGCTGGGGCGGCTGCACTCCCTCCACATACCAGAAACCAAGTTATGGCTGCTATACAATCTGGAG gtAAATCAGTGGATGAACTAACAGATTTCTGCAAACACTTATCAAAAAAGGAAGCACTAGGGGAGCTATCTTCTGTCTCATCAAACGATGATGACATGAGTGAGAATGAAGACACACTTGCTTTCCATCATCCATTTCTTGTTAAAGAAAAGGCTCCTATTGTCATGAATATTAGG GGAGGAGCGCCCCTTCCAATAAAAAACAGCATTGTTCCAGTAGCCAATAAAGAGGAACTAAGATTACAGTTCCCTGTATCTTCAGGAACTCAGCACAGAGAAAAAGCATTAGAATGGGTTCCAGTTTCACCTCCAAAAAAAGATATG caAATAGCCAAACTTAGTCCCATTTCTGAAAACACGTTAACCAAAGCGATACTACCAAGTACAGTGCCCACTGAGGATGTTGCGAA gaCGAGCTCTGTACCTCTGGCACTCCCAGCCCCTCCCCAACCGTTAATTCAACCAAGTTACATGAAGGGTTTCACATCAGGAACGC AATTATCATCGGTTCCCGCTTTAGCAGCCCCGGGACCACAAGCTTATCCGCCAGGAATAGAGCCCGCTCCCATC GACATGGCATTGATTGTATCACAGAAATTGTCAATGATTCGTAAGGAACAAGAAGAAAGCGAATTGTTGAGTACTCATGGC TTTGGTTGGTCAAAGGACAGTGCGCTCGGTCAGTTCACTGGATCGACAGGAGCACAGATCTTAACCCCAAAGGAACTGGCCAGCGGTACGCAGGCTTGGGCTAAAAAG GATCAACTACAACGTGCAGCTCCTGTTGAGGGAGGAATGGGTATGCATCTGCTGCAGAAGATGGGTTGGACCCCGGGTCGAGGTCTCGGGAAGGAAGGCACCGGGACCCTACAGCCGCTGCTGCTCGAGGTCAAGCTCGACACGAAGGGTCTGCAAGCCAAAGAAGAATACAACAATAAATACAGTAAAGCT ATCAAACAACACAGAATCAGGAGTCGGGGTCCAGCGCCACTAATTGGGGCAGGCGGTAAACATCCCGTCTCGCTGCTGGGAGAGTATTGTTCGAAACAGAAACTCGGACCGCCAGAATATAATTTGTGTTTCGAATGTGGTCctgatcataaaaaaaactttttgtttaag
- the LOC101739432 gene encoding protein Son isoform X3, producing the protein MTSLINKIELLIKREKTTPEKKKDDSKKSSHEILSELFSAFNADPPKIEEVPSKKKKTKKKHKKKDKKRSHRNTKSDDSDNSEISSNKAKKRKKSKLKKRRYSRSPSLRSLTPPKKIKCESDGLKSKKTDKTTKKKYANENIKIESVENEKPLPIKSEVPSDTNILNSMDASRIPMPESPHGSKLVSTDLTLNQNQNQEPTNKQDSNTESDKNKGKIQIKNLKFSAVFEETVKKAEEQARKKAEKYEDGEYTDSSSSSVKEVELNPQFPKTSDPGGILKQQIVEDNKICEEEKKSQKKEKSEISHKKSHKDKSRSKRSPSKSRRSRSRSTSRRHRHRSTSRSRHRSRSKRRSRSRHRSRHYSPRQRSRRSGASRSPTGVKLADSEKKRLLEVARRNAINMLKNGAVPAGAAALPPHTRNQVMAAIQSGGKSVDELTDFCKHLSKKEALGELSSVSSNDDDMSENEDTLAFHHPFLVKEKAPIVMNIRGGAPLPIKNSIVPVANKEELRLQFPVSSGTQHREKALEWVPVSPPKKDMQIAKLSPISENTLTKAILPSTVPTEDVAKTSSVPLALPAPPQPLIQPSYMKGFTSGTQLSSVPALAAPGPQAYPPGIEPAPIDMALIVSQKLSMIRKEQEESELLSTHGFGWSKDSALGQFTGSTGAQILTPKELASGTQAWAKKLVCDTETLYVRRTTVLRR; encoded by the exons ATGACTAGTTTGATTAACAAAATCGAGTTGCTAATTAAAAGGGAAAAAACTACAccggaaaaaaagaaagatgacTCAAAAAAATCTTCGCATGAAATCCTCTCTGAGCTATTCAGCGCCTTCAATGCTGACCCTCCTAAAATCGAGGAGGTGCcttcaaagaaaaagaaaaccaaaAAGAAACACAAGAAAAAAGACAAGAAACGATCCCACAGGAATACCAAAAGCGATGACTCTGATAATAGTGAAATTTCATCAAACAAAGCTAAAAAACGGAAAAAGAGTAAATTGAAAAAACGTAGATACAGTCGATCGCCTTCACTTCGTTCTCTGACTccgccaaaaaaaattaaatgtgaatCGGACGGGCTAAAATCGAAGAAAACAGATAAAactacaaagaaaaaatatgcaaatgaaaatattaaaattgaatcTGTAGAAAATGAGAAACCATTACCCATAAAATCTGAAGTCCCAAGTGATACGAATATACTGAATTCAATGGATGCAAGCAGAATCCCTATGCCCGAATCTCCTCATGGCTCTAAACTTGTCAGCACTGATCTCACATTAAATCAGAACCAAAATCAAGAGCCGACCAACAAACAGGATTCGAATACTGAATCAGACAAAAATAAaggtaaaattcaaataaaaaacctGAAATTTAGTGCTGTGTTTGAAGAAACTGTTAAAAAAGCTGAAGAACAAGCCAGGAAAAAAGCTGAAAAATATGAGGATGGTGAATATACTGACTCCTCAAGTAGTTCAGTCAAAGAAGTGGAGCTGAATCCCCAATTTCCGAAAACATCAGATCCTGGTGGTATTTTAAAACAGCAAATTGTGGaagataataaaat CTgtgaagaagaaaagaaaagtcagaaaaaagaaaaatctgaAATTTCACATAAAAAATCACATAAAGACAAAAGTCGTTCTAAAAG atcTCCTAGTAAATCTAGACGATCCAGATCACGGTCTACTTCACGCAGACATAGACATCGTTCTACTAGCCGTTCGCGGCATAGATCCAGGTCAAAACGAAGATCGCGGTCTCGACACAGGTCTAGACATTATTCTCCGAGACAACGAAGTAGACGATCTGGAGCAag TCGATCACCAACTGGGGTAAAATTAGCAGACAGTGAAAAAAAACGACTTCTTGAAGTAGCAAGGCGAAATGCTATCAATATGCTCAAAAATGGTGCGGTGCCTGCTGGGGCGGCTGCACTCCCTCCACATACCAGAAACCAAGTTATGGCTGCTATACAATCTGGAG gtAAATCAGTGGATGAACTAACAGATTTCTGCAAACACTTATCAAAAAAGGAAGCACTAGGGGAGCTATCTTCTGTCTCATCAAACGATGATGACATGAGTGAGAATGAAGACACACTTGCTTTCCATCATCCATTTCTTGTTAAAGAAAAGGCTCCTATTGTCATGAATATTAGG GGAGGAGCGCCCCTTCCAATAAAAAACAGCATTGTTCCAGTAGCCAATAAAGAGGAACTAAGATTACAGTTCCCTGTATCTTCAGGAACTCAGCACAGAGAAAAAGCATTAGAATGGGTTCCAGTTTCACCTCCAAAAAAAGATATG caAATAGCCAAACTTAGTCCCATTTCTGAAAACACGTTAACCAAAGCGATACTACCAAGTACAGTGCCCACTGAGGATGTTGCGAA gaCGAGCTCTGTACCTCTGGCACTCCCAGCCCCTCCCCAACCGTTAATTCAACCAAGTTACATGAAGGGTTTCACATCAGGAACGC AATTATCATCGGTTCCCGCTTTAGCAGCCCCGGGACCACAAGCTTATCCGCCAGGAATAGAGCCCGCTCCCATC GACATGGCATTGATTGTATCACAGAAATTGTCAATGATTCGTAAGGAACAAGAAGAAAGCGAATTGTTGAGTACTCATGGC TTTGGTTGGTCAAAGGACAGTGCGCTCGGTCAGTTCACTGGATCGACAGGAGCACAGATCTTAACCCCAAAGGAACTGGCCAGCGGTACGCAGGCTTGGGCTAAAAAG CTTGTTTGTGATACGGAGACGCTGTACGTTAGACGCACGACGGTACTGCGCCGAtaa
- the LOC101739432 gene encoding protein Son isoform X4, translating to MTSLINKIELLIKREKTTPEKKKDDSKKSSHEILSELFSAFNADPPKIEEVPSKKKKTKKKHKKKDKKRSHRNTKSDDSDNSEISSNKAKKRKKSKLKKRRYSRSPSLRSLTPPKKIKCESDGLKSKKTDKTTKKKYANENIKIESVENEKPLPIKSEVPSDTNILNSMDASRIPMPESPHGSKLVSTDLTLNQNQNQEPTNKQDSNTESDKNKGKIQIKNLKFSAVFEETVKKAEEQARKKAEKYEDGEYTDSSSSSVKEVELNPQFPKTSDPGGILKQQIVEDNKICEEEKKSQKKEKSEISHKKSHKDKSRSKRSPSKSRRSRSRSTSRRHRHRSTSRSRHRSRSKRRSRSRHRSRHYSPRQRSRRSGASRSPTGVKLADSEKKRLLEVARRNAINMLKNGAVPAGAAALPPHTRNQVMAAIQSGGKSVDELTDFCKHLSKKEALGELSSVSSNDDDMSENEDTLAFHHPFLVKEKAPIVMNIRGGAPLPIKNSIVPVANKEELRLQFPVSSGTQHREKALEWVPVSPPKKDMQIAKLSPISENTLTKAILPSTVPTEDVAKTSSVPLALPAPPQPLIQPSYMKGFTSGTQLSSVPALAAPGPQAYPPGIEPAPIDMALIVSQKLSMIRKEQEESELLSTHGFGWSKDSALGQFTGSTGAQILTPKELASGTQAWAKKLTVSTIVMLCAATGRIS from the exons ATGACTAGTTTGATTAACAAAATCGAGTTGCTAATTAAAAGGGAAAAAACTACAccggaaaaaaagaaagatgacTCAAAAAAATCTTCGCATGAAATCCTCTCTGAGCTATTCAGCGCCTTCAATGCTGACCCTCCTAAAATCGAGGAGGTGCcttcaaagaaaaagaaaaccaaaAAGAAACACAAGAAAAAAGACAAGAAACGATCCCACAGGAATACCAAAAGCGATGACTCTGATAATAGTGAAATTTCATCAAACAAAGCTAAAAAACGGAAAAAGAGTAAATTGAAAAAACGTAGATACAGTCGATCGCCTTCACTTCGTTCTCTGACTccgccaaaaaaaattaaatgtgaatCGGACGGGCTAAAATCGAAGAAAACAGATAAAactacaaagaaaaaatatgcaaatgaaaatattaaaattgaatcTGTAGAAAATGAGAAACCATTACCCATAAAATCTGAAGTCCCAAGTGATACGAATATACTGAATTCAATGGATGCAAGCAGAATCCCTATGCCCGAATCTCCTCATGGCTCTAAACTTGTCAGCACTGATCTCACATTAAATCAGAACCAAAATCAAGAGCCGACCAACAAACAGGATTCGAATACTGAATCAGACAAAAATAAaggtaaaattcaaataaaaaacctGAAATTTAGTGCTGTGTTTGAAGAAACTGTTAAAAAAGCTGAAGAACAAGCCAGGAAAAAAGCTGAAAAATATGAGGATGGTGAATATACTGACTCCTCAAGTAGTTCAGTCAAAGAAGTGGAGCTGAATCCCCAATTTCCGAAAACATCAGATCCTGGTGGTATTTTAAAACAGCAAATTGTGGaagataataaaat CTgtgaagaagaaaagaaaagtcagaaaaaagaaaaatctgaAATTTCACATAAAAAATCACATAAAGACAAAAGTCGTTCTAAAAG atcTCCTAGTAAATCTAGACGATCCAGATCACGGTCTACTTCACGCAGACATAGACATCGTTCTACTAGCCGTTCGCGGCATAGATCCAGGTCAAAACGAAGATCGCGGTCTCGACACAGGTCTAGACATTATTCTCCGAGACAACGAAGTAGACGATCTGGAGCAag TCGATCACCAACTGGGGTAAAATTAGCAGACAGTGAAAAAAAACGACTTCTTGAAGTAGCAAGGCGAAATGCTATCAATATGCTCAAAAATGGTGCGGTGCCTGCTGGGGCGGCTGCACTCCCTCCACATACCAGAAACCAAGTTATGGCTGCTATACAATCTGGAG gtAAATCAGTGGATGAACTAACAGATTTCTGCAAACACTTATCAAAAAAGGAAGCACTAGGGGAGCTATCTTCTGTCTCATCAAACGATGATGACATGAGTGAGAATGAAGACACACTTGCTTTCCATCATCCATTTCTTGTTAAAGAAAAGGCTCCTATTGTCATGAATATTAGG GGAGGAGCGCCCCTTCCAATAAAAAACAGCATTGTTCCAGTAGCCAATAAAGAGGAACTAAGATTACAGTTCCCTGTATCTTCAGGAACTCAGCACAGAGAAAAAGCATTAGAATGGGTTCCAGTTTCACCTCCAAAAAAAGATATG caAATAGCCAAACTTAGTCCCATTTCTGAAAACACGTTAACCAAAGCGATACTACCAAGTACAGTGCCCACTGAGGATGTTGCGAA gaCGAGCTCTGTACCTCTGGCACTCCCAGCCCCTCCCCAACCGTTAATTCAACCAAGTTACATGAAGGGTTTCACATCAGGAACGC AATTATCATCGGTTCCCGCTTTAGCAGCCCCGGGACCACAAGCTTATCCGCCAGGAATAGAGCCCGCTCCCATC GACATGGCATTGATTGTATCACAGAAATTGTCAATGATTCGTAAGGAACAAGAAGAAAGCGAATTGTTGAGTACTCATGGC TTTGGTTGGTCAAAGGACAGTGCGCTCGGTCAGTTCACTGGATCGACAGGAGCACAGATCTTAACCCCAAAGGAACTGGCCAGCGGTACGCAGGCTTGGGCTAAAAAG CTGACAGTGTCAACGATCGTGATGCTGTGCGCGGCTACCGGTCGGATCTCATAA